The following DNA comes from Thalassomonas viridans.
GTTATCTTTCCTGCCTGCGGGGTTGTCCGCCAGTCTCTTATTGTAAAGAAAAGAGCTTTAGTGCATGAAGCTAACAAGAGTCACAAACAATGCCTGAGTTTTAAGAGAAATAAAAAATACCATAAAGTTTTCTATTCCTGATGTCATGTCCCGTTTGGGCCTGGTTATCGCCGTAACCGGGTGATTCAGGCAATGTGAAGGGGGGCCCGTTGTATCATGAGTTTTACAAAGGCGAGTTCCGGCTGTTCAGGAGTACTTTTTTATTGGCCGGAAAGCCTGAAAAACAAAAAGCTCTTTTCTTCTGCATATTCTCTGCACATTTATTTTTTAACATGTCAACCAGTTGCTAATCCCAGGTATTTACTGCTTTACCTGGGGTTATCATTGCAGCCGTTATACCTTTAGATGAACTGTTGTTTGCTCTTCAGGTTAATTATTCGCTGCAACTACCAAATTATATATCATTTTTCACATAGCAATTATTAGGCGTTACATGAATAAAGCAATTTTATCCTCTTTAGAAAATTATCCCGACAGCGAAGCAAACTCACAAGAAGTTTTAGATGCAGACTTTGCTCTGGAGTTAGAAAGCGATAGCTTGATAACTGCTAAAAGGGAAGCACGCGCTAAAATCTTATATGCTTTATTTCAACAAAGACAAGCACATATCTATAAATAACTTGTTGTTCATTAAACCGGCTAATCTGGTAATACTGCTGCTTGAGCAAGCTTTATTTTTAAACTGGTCGAGCAGTAAAATACATACCGTTTAAATAAGATTTACTAAAGGTTAACTTTATAAAAAGTATAGTGTTTTTTGAAGAAAAGAGGCTTGTGGATAATTGATTGACTAACAAGAATCTGTTTGTTTAAACTCCATCTTCTATTGTTCATTAAGTTTGGCTTTCTAATGAAATACTTTTCTGTTATGGCTCTTGTTATATCGTTAGCGGGGCTCTCACCACCGGCTTTTGCCCGGTATACAACCGAAACTTTACAGCAAGCATTAGATAACATTTCTATAAAAGACAGCAGTGCCTTGCAAAAAACGCAGGCGATATTAGCTTCTCTACAACAGGAACAACAACCGGCATTAACCGTGAAAACCTTGCTGTTTTTGATGAAGGTTCAACAACAAAACAAACAATATGATGAGGTTGAGGCAAGCTATAAGCAGGCTGAACTTGTCATTGAAAAATACCAGCTTCACAAGCTGCATGTTGAAGCCTTATTGCTGTTAGCCAAAAATGGAAATAGGTTAAGCGAGCATAAAGCGGCATTGCAATTGATTGAGGAAAAATTGCTGCCGCTGGCGAAGGCATATTCCCCTGAACGATTAGGGAAAGTGTATTTTGATGCGGCAAGCAGTGCTGTTGCCATTCCCTTGTTTGAAAAATCTGAACAGTATTTTAATCTGGCTGTTTCTGCTTATAAAGCTGAAAAGAATTTTAAAGACCTTGCCCGGGTATTGGTGGCCTGGGGTGGGCACCTTGCTTCATTGGGCAATATAAAAGCAGCCTTACCACACTTGATATCGGCGATTAAGTATCAGTTAGAGCTTGATGATAACAAGGGACTTGCTACGTCTTATCGCTCCCTGGGCAGGCTCTATCATGAAATGGGCAGTTACCAGCAGGCAATAGCATTTTTTAAAAAAGCGTTGGCGGTGGATTATAAAGCAAGTATACATCTGGCTTCTGTACATTTTAATATGGCTTATGCCTATTTCGAATTGCAACAGTATGATGAGTCTATCCGGCATATAGATGAGTCCTTGCATTGGACGGCTAAAAGCCCTTCAGGTAAGTCCAATTTAATCATTGTATTACTGGGAAAAGCCTCGATATTAACCGAACAGCGAAATTTCAGTGAAAGTTTAAACACCCTACACAAGGCTGAGGCTTTGGCTAATGAGCTAAAATCCAAGCGTGTTGATGAAAATTTACAGTATACCTTCGCCGAATATTATCTTGCCGTCGGCGACATTCCATCGGCGATAAAAAGTATTGAGTTGGCTTTGGCAATTGAATCTGGCCACAGCGCCATGAATATAGATAAATATCAAACAGCCGCCGATATTTATGAACAAGCGGGGGATTACAAAAATACCTCATTTTACTTGCGAAAGTTACGTGATCTTGAAAGCGAAAAAGCAAAAGCTAAGGATGAACAAAGAGTTCTTCAGCAACAAAATGAGATCAATTTACTCAATGCACAAAAAAATACCGCCTTGGTGCAGCAGCAGCTTTTAGAGAAGCAAAACCAGGTGCAACGACAAGAAGCCGAGCAGCAGGCGCTACGTTTTTATGGCGGCATTATCCTGCTGTGTCTACTGGGGCTGTTTAGCTTTTTTTATTTACGGCAAAGCCAGAAAAAACGCATTGCCCTGGAGCAATCTAAATCTGTCATGGCTTTGATGGAACAAAAAAACCAGTTTGTTGCCAATGTCGCCCATGATTTAAAAAATCCTTTAACGGTTATACAAATACACCTGGAAGCCCTCAAAGACGGCATGGTTAAAAACCTGGACAAGGCACATGAGATCCTTAATCAGCGTATTGCGGTATTAAGCAATATTATTAATGATCTGCGGCAGGTATCACTTGTTGAGGTGGGGTCATTGGTGTTAAATCCTAAGCCGTTTGCCTTTAAACCTTGGCTGCAGCAGGAGATCTCCACTTTTCGTCCTTTGCTGGAGTCAAAAAAGTTTTCTTTGAGAACTTCGATAGAGATTGCCGATAGCGTTTCAGTTTCCGCGGATCAGGGCCGCTTATCACAAGTGCTTGCTAATATTATTAAGAACTCGATGCGTTACAGCCATCAGCCGGGAAAATTAATGATATGTGCACAACGGGGCCCGCAAAATATTGAACTGAATATTGAAGACAGCGCCCCGGCGGTAGCCGAGTCGGAACTGGCTAATTTATTCGATCACAGCTATCGTAGCGAGGCTACGGCAACTATGTCAACCCGGGGCAGCGGCCTGGGGTTATATATTTGTAAGGAGATTATTGAAGCTCATCAGGGAAGTATCAGCGCATCGCTTTCTCGGCTGGGGGGAGTGTGCATTACCATAACTTTACCGCTGGCGGGAACAGACAATGAATGAACTAACCATATTGATCGTTGAAGACGATATTGATATTAGTGATATCTTACAAATGTATCTGCAGGCTGCCGGTTTTACCACTAAGGTGTTTAATGTCGGTGACGGCGTTGTCAGCTGGGTTAAGGACAACTCGCCGGCATTAGCTATTCTTGATGTCAATTTGCCCGGAAAGGATGGCATGACTATCTGCAGGGAAATACGGGAGTTCTCCCATATGCCGATTATCATGGCTACAGAAAAAATAACTGAAACAGACAGACTCACCGGCTTGGATATAGGTGCAGATGATTATGTTTGTAAACCTTTCAGCGTTAAAGAAGTGGTTGCCCGGGTAAAAGCAAATTTACGCCGCTCAGCCGGTACACCGGGAATCATAAGTAAACTAACCTTAGATACTGATAAATTTTCATTGAGTTATCAGACACAGACTATCAGCTTAACAGCCATGGAGTTCTCCCTGTTTAAGCTGTTGTATTCAAGTCCGGGGCGGGTTTACTCCCGTGCCCAGATCATGGATTTGGTCTATCAGGATTACCGCGATGTCAGTGACCGGACCGTTGATAGCCATATCAGGAATTTGCGGAAAAAGCTCAGTGAATTGCCGTTAGCGCATAACCTGATTCATTCCATTTATGGGGCCGGTTATAAGTTCGAGGAAATCTAGTTACTACCTGTTTCCGTATACCTTTCCGGCGTTTTGCCGTTTATAGGGTCAATACGACTTTTCCGACCGTAGTTCCCGATCTTAAATGTTCAATTGCCTGATGCGCCTGTGCAAAAGCATAAGTGTGGCCGACATGGGGCGGCGCTATGTCAATACCGTCCATTTGCGCGACTAGGTCCGTCATTAAACCGGTTTCATTCCAGAGCCAGATCAGGTTAAACGCCATCACAGACTTATTTTCGCTGATCATATCCATAACATCGTATCTGGGGCGTTTCAGGTATTGGATGGCGGCTTTCAGGTAATTCGGGCGATTCTTGCCCGGGGTAAATTCGGCGGCGCCAAACACCACCAGGCGGCCCATAGGTTTCAGGGCGTTAAAGCCGGCGTATTGAACTTCCCCGCCAATGGCGTCCAGCACCAGATCCGGGCGGATATCCAGCTGCTTTAACTGCTTGGCAAAAGGAGCCTGGCGAACAAAGCTATGCTCAAAGCCAAAGGACTTTAATAAAGCGGCCTTTTCCTCACTGGCAACAAAGCCTACAGGGTGAGCGCCTAACGCCCGGCAGATCTTCATGGCCTGCAGCCCGACGCCGCCTGCAGCGCTTTGCACCAGCACCTGCTGGCCCTTTTTAAGGTTGCCAAGTTCGCTTAGGGCATACCAGGCGGTTAAGGTTTGCACCAGGTAGGCAGCTCCCTGGGTAAAGCTCCACTCGTCCGGTAAAGGCTGCAGGTGCTCGGGCCGGGTATCAAGCCTGTCGGCATAACCGCCGAAACGGGTCACCCCCATGACTTGATCTCCCGCCCGGAAATCCGTGACTTTATCGCCAACCTCGGTAACTATGCCCGAATATTCCAGCCCCGGGATAAACGCCCCTTTGGGGGTGGCCGAATAAAGGCCGGTTAACGCAAAAATATCGGCGAAATTTAACCCTACGGCTTTGATCTCGACCCGGACCGAATCGGGGGCGAGCGGGCCCAGGTTTTCCGTTACCAGCTTTAAACGGCCGATAGCACCGGCGCGGCGGGTTTTCCAAACGTTTCTTGTTTCTGCCATAAGGTTTTTATTGAGTGTTTCCCTGGAGGCTTGATTAGAGCTTATTTTTTGTTGCGGAGCAAGTGAACGGGCTTATGCTCAGGTATTGGGTTTACTGGGTAAGTGATTGAACTTTGAGGCTTTAAGCTGGAATGTTTTTCGCTTTATGCGCCTGCTTGAAAATCAGGCACTTTCGACCTGAAAGTGCCTGCTGCCAATTGTCTACGGAATTGCTGAATTACTGAATTTCCAGCAGTTCTACCTCAAAAATAAGCAGGGAGCCGGGGGCTATTTTTCCGGCGGCCCTGTTGCCATAGGCCAGCTCAGAAGGAATGAAGAATTTAAATTTATCGCCGACAACCATCAACTGGACTCCTTCGGTCCAGCCCGGGATAACCTGGTTTAAGCCAAAGCTGATGGGCTCGCCGCGCTCTACCGAGCTGTCAAATACGGTGCCGTCGATTAAAGAGCCGTGATAATGCACTTTTACTTTTGAACGGGCGCTGGGGTGTTCCGTGCCTTCGCCTTTTTGCAATACCTGATATTGCAGGCCGGAAGCCGTCTCGATAACACCTTCCACGGCTTTATTCTTTGCTAAAAAATCTTTGCCGACAGCAATGTTTTCAACGGCTGCCTTTTTATTATTTGAGCTTCTGTTGAAATAGAATACCGCCAGGGCAATCACTAAAAGCAAAACAATATATTTCATTATTTTTTCCATTAATTTATAGATGT
Coding sequences within:
- a CDS encoding tetratricopeptide repeat protein, encoding MQKTQAILASLQQEQQPALTVKTLLFLMKVQQQNKQYDEVEASYKQAELVIEKYQLHKLHVEALLLLAKNGNRLSEHKAALQLIEEKLLPLAKAYSPERLGKVYFDAASSAVAIPLFEKSEQYFNLAVSAYKAEKNFKDLARVLVAWGGHLASLGNIKAALPHLISAIKYQLELDDNKGLATSYRSLGRLYHEMGSYQQAIAFFKKALAVDYKASIHLASVHFNMAYAYFELQQYDESIRHIDESLHWTAKSPSGKSNLIIVLLGKASILTEQRNFSESLNTLHKAEALANELKSKRVDENLQYTFAEYYLAVGDIPSAIKSIELALAIESGHSAMNIDKYQTAADIYEQAGDYKNTSFYLRKLRDLESEKAKAKDEQRVLQQQNEINLLNAQKNTALVQQQLLEKQNQVQRQEAEQQALRFYGGIILLCLLGLFSFFYLRQSQKKRIALEQSKSVMALMEQKNQFVANVAHDLKNPLTVIQIHLEALKDGMVKNLDKAHEILNQRIAVLSNIINDLRQVSLVEVGSLVLNPKPFAFKPWLQQEISTFRPLLESKKFSLRTSIEIADSVSVSADQGRLSQVLANIIKNSMRYSHQPGKLMICAQRGPQNIELNIEDSAPAVAESELANLFDHSYRSEATATMSTRGSGLGLYICKEIIEAHQGSISASLSRLGGVCITITLPLAGTDNE
- a CDS encoding response regulator, whose amino-acid sequence is MNELTILIVEDDIDISDILQMYLQAAGFTTKVFNVGDGVVSWVKDNSPALAILDVNLPGKDGMTICREIREFSHMPIIMATEKITETDRLTGLDIGADDYVCKPFSVKEVVARVKANLRRSAGTPGIISKLTLDTDKFSLSYQTQTISLTAMEFSLFKLLYSSPGRVYSRAQIMDLVYQDYRDVSDRTVDSHIRNLRKKLSELPLAHNLIHSIYGAGYKFEEI
- a CDS encoding zinc-binding dehydrogenase, translating into MAETRNVWKTRRAGAIGRLKLVTENLGPLAPDSVRVEIKAVGLNFADIFALTGLYSATPKGAFIPGLEYSGIVTEVGDKVTDFRAGDQVMGVTRFGGYADRLDTRPEHLQPLPDEWSFTQGAAYLVQTLTAWYALSELGNLKKGQQVLVQSAAGGVGLQAMKICRALGAHPVGFVASEEKAALLKSFGFEHSFVRQAPFAKQLKQLDIRPDLVLDAIGGEVQYAGFNALKPMGRLVVFGAAEFTPGKNRPNYLKAAIQYLKRPRYDVMDMISENKSVMAFNLIWLWNETGLMTDLVAQMDGIDIAPPHVGHTYAFAQAHQAIEHLRSGTTVGKVVLTL
- a CDS encoding FKBP-type peptidyl-prolyl cis-trans isomerase — encoded protein: MKYIVLLLVIALAVFYFNRSSNNKKAAVENIAVGKDFLAKNKAVEGVIETASGLQYQVLQKGEGTEHPSARSKVKVHYHGSLIDGTVFDSSVERGEPISFGLNQVIPGWTEGVQLMVVGDKFKFFIPSELAYGNRAAGKIAPGSLLIFEVELLEIQ